TCACGCGGGACCCGCCGCAGGAACCGTATCATCTTTCCGGACTGGGGCGAGGCGGCGTCCTCAATTCCCTCTACGAGCGTCATGAGGTCTGGCGGATAGCCGGACTCGCCTATGCTTTTTTTTATCCTGCCCTCGTCCCAGGCCCGTTTATAATCGTCGATAGCCGTCCTTATGACGCGCAGGTTCTGCCTGAGCTCGGCCTCCTTCGCCCGCTTTGATGAGAGCTGGGAAAGGGGCATTATTACCGCCGCAAG
This sequence is a window from Deltaproteobacteria bacterium. Protein-coding genes within it:
- a CDS encoding type II secretion system GspH family protein; the encoded protein is MDKNGFTYIELVITVSIIAILAAVIMPLSQLSSKRAKEAELRQNLRVIRTAIDDYKRAWDEGRIKKSIGESGYPPDLMTLVEGIEDAASPQSGKMIRFLRRVPRDPMAEDKDIGPEETWGLRSYQSPPDEPEEGDDVFDVYSKSEGQAIDGTYYRDW